The stretch of DNA TTCGGGGCATCCCCTCACCTGAGATCTGACCCTCCCTCGCGGATCCCACCATGTCCTCACCACGTGACGACTGGCAGCAGCTTGGCCTACCCCTGCCTGGCCCTGACCTCGGCGGGCCGCAGGCGTTCTCCAGCGTCGCGCGTACCGCAGCCGCCGTACCGGTCGCGGTGTGGGAGGCCCTTCTCACCGACGTCGAGACCCGGCTCCGCTACCGCGCCCGCGTGTACCAGCGTGGGCCCGACGAGTGCTGGTACTGGCTCGGTGCGATCTCCTCGACCGGGCATGGCAAATTCCGCGCGTCGAGCGCGGCGCGCGGTCTATCCCGTGTGGTGACCGCCCACGTCTACGGCTACCAGCTCGCGTACGGCGCCCTACACGCCCGACCGGGCGAGGACCCGGTGATCTCCCATCGGTGCGATGAGGCGTCGTGTCAGAACCCGCGACACTGGCGTCTCGGCACCCGGGCCGAGAACAGCATCGAGTACGCCGAGCGTCGGCGACGTCTTGGCGGACCTCTAGCCGACGTACGCGGCGCGCACGGCCGCGCCGTGGCGGTGCGTGATGCCATCCTGGCTGCCCGCCGTAGCGGTAGCGACATTGAGGAAGCGATTGCCGCCGCACTGGCCGCTGGCATAGCCGAGGCGCCGGGCCTGTTCTGACTGCGTGGCCAATCTGGCCGAAGGAGGGCGAGAGCGGATGTCTAACACCCTCGTGCCGAATTCCGCGGTCGCCGTGGCGGATTTCGCGCAGGGCCGCCGGGGGTGTAGACGGGATGGGACGGGGCCGTGTAGATCAGCGGTAGGTCTTGCAACGTCCTCGATAGAAGTCGGCGGCCGGTCGCTGGCGCCGTGGCGGATTCCGCAAGTAGGCGTAACAGCGCACGCGGGGGCATCACGATGAAGATCGGTAGAGCAAGAGGGAGAAACAGCAGCCCAAGGCCGCAGCAAAGGCGGGCGTCATCGAAGGCGTAGTGGGACTAATCGCAAGGCTCACCGAGTGACGATCTGTCCGTTCCACCCGTGTCATTCGCCGAGCCTCGCCGCCTGCCCCCTCTAATCCCGTTCCGCCGTTCCTAATCGCCCCACCGTCCTCTCCCCCTCCTACACCCTCTCCTACTCGCCACTTTCCCCTCTCTCCCGCCCAACTTCCTCACATCCCGCCCTCACCCCCTCTATGCTCTAGATGATCCTTCACACCGAGGCATTACAACGTGATGGCTAGTCGACTCGCCGCTCCTTCAAGATCAAAAACTTTGGTGATCTTGATCAGTGTGTGATCTGAGCGCAGAGGAGGTGACCCGGTGCTGAGCATCGCCCGCGGCTATGACCCGGGGTATCTCACGCGCCAGGTCGCCCCTGGGCGGGAGGGGTATTACCTGTCGGCGACCGCTGGCGGCGGTGAGCCTCCCGGCCGTTGGACGGGCCGGGGGTGTGCTGAGCTCGGCCTTGAGGGCCTCGTCGACTCCGTTGTGATGACCGAGCTGTATACGCACTTCATAGACCCGCGCGATGGAGTGACGAGGCTGGGGAAGCCGCCGCGGCGGTACAAGAGCATGGAACAGATCGTTCAGGAGATGCTCGCCGCCGAGCCTGGCGCGTCGGCTGAGCGCGTGGCGGCGATCGAGATCGAGGCCGCGCGTAAGGCTCGTAGCGCGGTGATGTTCTTCGACCTGACGTTCTCCCCCGCGAAGTCGGTTTCGCTGCTGCACGCGGGGTTTCAGGCCGCCGCCGTGGCTGCTCGTAAGCGGGGCGACCTGGCCGAGGCCGAACGCCTCGATGCGCAAGCCGAAGCCGTATGGGCGGCCGTGCGCGCTGGCAGCGCGGCCGCGCTGGAGTATCTACAGGACGTCGCCGGCTATAGCCGTGTCGGGTATCACGGGGCGATTCCGCGTGACCCTGAGACTGGTCTGCCGCTGACCGATCACTCCACCGGTCGCTACGTCGACGCGCACGAGTGGATCATCGCCAGCTTTGATCAGCACACGTCCCGGGCGGGTGACCCGCAGCTCCACATCCACAACGCCGTTTTGAACCGGGTGAAGTGCCCTGATGGGGAGTGGCGCACCCTCGACTCCAGAGCGCTGTTCCGTGCGAAGGATGCCGCTGCGGCCATCGGTGAGCGTGTCATGGAAGAGCAGCTCACGCGGGATCTCGGTGTGCAGTGGGCAACCCGTGAGGACGGCCGTAGCCGCGAAATCGTCGGCATTTCTGAGACTGCGCGTGAGGTGTTCTCCTCACGCCGGGTGGCGATCCGGGCCGGTGTTGCGGAGCTCGCCGCAGCGTTTGAGGCTAAGCATGGGTACGCGCCATCGCGGCGGGCCCTGTTCCATATGGCGCAGTTCGTAACCCTCGACTCTCGGGAGGGCAAGGCTCACGGGCCCGCGCCGACCCGTGAGCAAATGCTGGCCAGGTGGGAGGCGCAGGCGACCGCAGCCGAGATCGGCACCCTGGCCTCGATACCTGACGCGGCGGCCGGACGGATCGACATCGAGCAGGCCCGGGCTATGGCCGAGCTCGCCGAGGCCGAGATCCGGCGTGTGTGTGAGGCCGCGGTCGCACAGGTTCAGTCCGAGCGGGCGACTTGGACGCGCTATGACCTCATAGCCGCGATCAACCGCCATCTACCCGACACGATGGGCGGTCTACCTGCGGAAACGGTCCGAAAGTTGCTGGTCGACCTGGCAGAGGAGGTACTTGCCCCCGGCGCCGGGTACGGCGTGCTCCGCCTTGACGCAGCCTCGGTGGTCCCGGAGCCGTCTGATTGGCTGCGCGAGGACGGCACCAGCATCTACGGACCGCGTGACCGGGCCAGGTACGCCACCGCTCGACAGCTTGGCCTTGAGGATCGCCTGTCGGTGGCCGCGGGCGAGCGGGGGGCGCCGGCGATTGATGGAGCCCGCGCGGCGGCCGCGCTCGGCGGTTCACAGGCTGCGCTCGACGCTCTGCTCGCTGGCGCGGATCCCGCCACGAGCACAGCGGATTCCGGCGAGCTCTCCGAGGTCGCCGCAGAGGGTTCCGCCGTGATGGCGGCGGGATTCGGCAACAGGGCGAGTGGCGTGTCGCCGATTCCCGCCACGCCCGTCGTGGGAATCAGGAAGGCCGATGCGGCCGCCGTGGCAGATCCCGCCACGCCTCCCGCAGCGCCGCACCAGAGTGCCCTCTGGCGCGGCGGACTGCGCGGCGATCAGGCCGCCGCGGTGTACGGGATCCTCACCAGTAGTCGGAAGATCGACATTCTGATCGGCCCCGCTGGCGCTGGTAAGTCCCGCACTATGGGCGAGCTATCCGACCTATGGCGCGAGCACGTCGGCGGCCGTGTGATTGGCCTGGCCATCTCACAGAACGCCGCCGAGGTCCTGCGAGGCGAGGGCTGCGAACACACCGCCAACGTCGCTGCGTTCCTGACTGCCTACCGCACAGGCCAGGCCTCGCTCCGCGCGGGTGATCTCGTGGTGGTCGACGAGGCGTCAATGATCGGATCTGGGCAGCTCGCCGAGATCCAGGTGCTTGCCGAGGCCGCTGGCGCCAAGATCCTGCTTACAGGAGACACTGAGCAGCTTGCCGCGGTCGGTGCTGCCGGACCGCTCGGCCTGCTCGCCCGCGAACACGGCTATTACCAGCTCACCGAAGTACAGCGCATGCGCGAGCCTTGGGAGCGCGCGGCATCCCTTGCGCTGCGCCGCGGCGACGTAGCCGCGTTGCGCGCTTACGATGCCCATGGCCGTCTCCTCGAAGGGACAGCCGAGCAGATGACCGAGGCGGCTTATCGGCGGTGGCTGGGCGACCACTTGGCCGGTAAGAACACGCTGTTGCTCGCCTCGACGACTGAGGAGGCGCGAGAGTTAGCCGGGCGGTGCCGGGCCGAGCTCGTCGCCCTGGGGCTGGTCGAGGCCGAGGGCGTGCCAGTGCGTGACGGGCAAATTGCCGGGGTAGGCGATTGGGTGATGGCCCGCACCAACTCGCGTTACCTGGTCGACACAGAAGGTCGGCGGGTCACCAACCGAGACGTACTGATCATCGACGCATGGAAGACCGGGGCGAAGGGCGAGAGGTCCGCTGCGGTGGTTCGGCGCGATCTCGGCCCTGACGAGCAGGGGAACCGCCGCTGGTCGGCCCCGTATGCGGTGCCTGTGAGCTACCTGGCCGAACACGCTGAACTTGCGTACGCCTCGACGGTGCACGCGGCGCAGGGCCGTACGGTCGACACCTGCCACGCCGTGGTGCGGCCCGGCATCAGTCGATCCATGCTGTACGTGATGATGACCCGCGGCCGCGAGGCGTCGTACGCCTACACGGTCACCGACGAGCGGACCGCGGACATGGATCCGCGCCTTGCGCGGGCGCCGGAGCTCGACGAGGCGCGTCGGCGGGTCGAAGCAGAGGCCGCCGGAGTACCGAGCATCGGCGAGGCGGTGTACGCCGCCGAGACCGCGCACGCTGAGCTGGGCAGATTCGCTGTTCTGGCTGGCATATTGGAGACCGAAGACGCTGAGCGCACCGCTACTGAAGTGATCGCTGCCGAGCAGCTACGCACCCGTCATCTCGGCCATTTGGGCGTGCTGTGGGCTGAGGCCACCCGTCAGGCGGCCGAGCAACGGTTTGAGGAGGCGCTCGCCCGGGTGCTCACACCTGAGCAGTACGAGCGGTACGCCGCCCCCAGCGAGGCGGGGCCGCGCTCTACGCTGACTCGTTTGGTGCGTGCAGCTGAGCTTGCCGGCCACGACCCGGCCGAGCTCGCCGAGCGCGCTGTTACATGCCGCGACCTTGACGACGCCGACTCGCTGGCTCGGGTGCTGCATCACCGGATCGTGTGCGAGCTCGGCACCGACGCGCCGCGGCCGCGGCCAGCGATGACGTTCGCCGAGCGCACCCCCGTCGCCCCGGCCGAGAACACCTCAGCCGCGCGGTTGCTGACCTACGCGCGCCGCCTGGCCACGGTCATGGACGAGCGGGCGGCCGAGCTTGGCGCGCAGGTGGCCGAGCGGCTCCCGGAGTGGGCGCGCCGCCACTTGGGGCCGGTGCCAACTGATCCGGTCGAGCGGCTGGAGTGGGAGCGCCGCGCTGGCACGGTGGCCGCTTACCGGGAGCAGTTCGACCGCATCGACGACGAGCGGGTCGCGCTCGGGCACTGCCCGAACACCCCAGAGGGGCGCGCCGCCTGGCACGCCGCTTATGACGCTCTGGGGCGGCCGGAAGAGGAGCGGGATCTCGCCGCACGCACTCTGGGCGAGCTCGGCGCCATCATGCACACCTACCAGCGAGCGGCTGCTCTCGCCCCGCTGCCGGTCGCTGCCCGGTTGCGTGACACCACCGTCGCGCTTGACTACCAGCGCGCCGAACTGGAGCACGACCGGCAGCGCGCCGAGGTCGAGACTGATCCGGCGCGGCGTGCCCATCTTGAGCAGCAGATCGCTGCCCGCGAGCGGATCGTCGACCAGTTGGAGCATGACCGGCGGTCCCTCGCCTACGCCCAAGAGGCGCGCGAGGCATGGCTACAGCGCACCGCGGCGCAGCGTGAGGCAGCCGAGGCCGCCGCGCGGGAGATTCAGGCTCGGGTGCCAGACGCGGCGATCCCGTCGCTTGAGCCTGAGATCCATGCTCCGTCGCGGGCTGATGAGCTTCGCGAGCGGGCCGCCCGCGTGGCCGCCGAGCGTGACCAGGCCGACCGTGGCGACGAGGTGCACCCCGACCAGCTCGCGCTCCTGCCTGAACCTGCTCGCGCCGAGGCCGAGGTCGAGGCAGAGGTCGAGACTCCGGCGCGCAAGGATGCGGCCGCCAGCCGTGACGAGGATGGGCGTCAGCGCCAGGAGGAACAGGAAGAGCTCGCCCTCGGCCTCGGCGCCTTGCCAGACGGCGGCCGCGCATCAGGCCCGTATGTGCTCGTGGTGGAGCGGGCACGGCAGGCTACCGCCCGAGCGGTGCGGGAAGCGGCTGAGCGGGAGCGGGCCGAGGCCGAGGCTGCCGCGGCCCGCGAAGAGGAGATCGCCCGTGAGGCGGCTGCCCGGGTGGTCGACCGGCGCCGGGCGGTACGGCAGGAGGCGCAGCGGCAGCGCCAGGCGGCCGAGGCCCGAGCGGTTGAGTTCGACGAGCGCGACGAGCTCGACGAGAGGACAGAACGGTGACAGAAGCGATCCCGGGAAGGTTACGCCCGTGCGCGTCGTGGTGCAGTGAGCGCGGCGGCGATCACCGAGCCTGCGTGCGAGTTCTCATGCGCCGGCAGGATCCCCACCAGCCGATGATGATCCTTTATTGGGAGCGTGATCAGCCTCCCGGCGGTCCAGAGGAATGGCCCACAATCACGATTCACGGGCCTGGCGGCATGCTCGGTCTTGATGTCGTTCAGGCGCAGGGCGTCGCGGCCATGCTGGCCTACCTGGCCCCGTCGCCTCAGACCGTGGCCGTTGCCCGCGTGCTACAGGCTGGTGCGGGCCTGGCTTTCCGGGACTATGGCTTGCCCGAGCACGGGCCGATGGACGGGGCGCACAACCCCTGGAGGGCGAGGTCGGGAGACACGTCAGAGGGCGCGTAGCCGTACGTAGAAGGCCCGGACCCCGCATTGGGTGTCCGGGCTGTTGCCGTTGACGACGGCTTTCTACAGCCGCGGTGTGGCCTGCTCGTGGTGCCCGCACCGGAACACCACCGCTAGCCGATCGAGCACACCGGGCAAGAGCCGGTCGTGCCAGTCTGTGATCTCGCGTAGCGGGGTGTCGGGGTGCATGAACGCCTGATCCCAGGCCAGGTACAGTGACCAAAGCTCATTGCAGGCAGCCGGGTGTAGCGGCCAGCACTCCGGCAGGGTCGGGATCCCTTGCGGGAGACGAGTCATGTATTCGCCGTACTGCGGGATGAGGACCCGCGCGACCCATGCGCGCAGCTCGGCGAACGGCGTACCAGGCCCGGAGCCTTGGCCCTGGAGCAGAATCCAAGGCCGACGATCGGGCCGCCTGTCGGAACGCTCAGTCTCACTGCCGGCAGCGTCGCGTTTAGTGGCTGCCGCGACGGCCTCGGCGAGATCGGTCACGGTCCGGGCGAGATCAGTTAGCGCAGCGTCGATCGCATCAAGGCGGCTGGCCAGCTCGGCCGTGCCGTGGTTGGTCGTGTCGAGCTGCGCGCCGTACTGGTCGAGGCGCTGCGACAGCCGCGCCACGTCGGCCATGACGGCGACGATCGGATCATCGGTGGTCACGGTGTCCCCTCGCGTGAGCGATGGGGCCCGCCGCGTGTGGCGGGCCCCTGCGGTCAGGTCATTCAGCGGGCAGATCCCACGCTCGGCCGGTACTGCCCGGCGGTGGCGCCGTATCGGCCGCACCGGCCGGATCCGGGGTGCTCGGGATGCCAGAGGAAGCGGCTTGCGCCGCGCGGCGGGCCCGACGTTCGGCGAGCTCGTCGGACGGGATGCCGTACGGCGGCCGCCATTCGCGCATTTCCCCGTTGGCGGGCTGCGGAGTGAACTCGCCGACCTC from Thermostaphylospora chromogena encodes:
- the mobF gene encoding MobF family relaxase, giving the protein MLSIARGYDPGYLTRQVAPGREGYYLSATAGGGEPPGRWTGRGCAELGLEGLVDSVVMTELYTHFIDPRDGVTRLGKPPRRYKSMEQIVQEMLAAEPGASAERVAAIEIEAARKARSAVMFFDLTFSPAKSVSLLHAGFQAAAVAARKRGDLAEAERLDAQAEAVWAAVRAGSAAALEYLQDVAGYSRVGYHGAIPRDPETGLPLTDHSTGRYVDAHEWIIASFDQHTSRAGDPQLHIHNAVLNRVKCPDGEWRTLDSRALFRAKDAAAAIGERVMEEQLTRDLGVQWATREDGRSREIVGISETAREVFSSRRVAIRAGVAELAAAFEAKHGYAPSRRALFHMAQFVTLDSREGKAHGPAPTREQMLARWEAQATAAEIGTLASIPDAAAGRIDIEQARAMAELAEAEIRRVCEAAVAQVQSERATWTRYDLIAAINRHLPDTMGGLPAETVRKLLVDLAEEVLAPGAGYGVLRLDAASVVPEPSDWLREDGTSIYGPRDRARYATARQLGLEDRLSVAAGERGAPAIDGARAAAALGGSQAALDALLAGADPATSTADSGELSEVAAEGSAVMAAGFGNRASGVSPIPATPVVGIRKADAAAVADPATPPAAPHQSALWRGGLRGDQAAAVYGILTSSRKIDILIGPAGAGKSRTMGELSDLWREHVGGRVIGLAISQNAAEVLRGEGCEHTANVAAFLTAYRTGQASLRAGDLVVVDEASMIGSGQLAEIQVLAEAAGAKILLTGDTEQLAAVGAAGPLGLLAREHGYYQLTEVQRMREPWERAASLALRRGDVAALRAYDAHGRLLEGTAEQMTEAAYRRWLGDHLAGKNTLLLASTTEEARELAGRCRAELVALGLVEAEGVPVRDGQIAGVGDWVMARTNSRYLVDTEGRRVTNRDVLIIDAWKTGAKGERSAAVVRRDLGPDEQGNRRWSAPYAVPVSYLAEHAELAYASTVHAAQGRTVDTCHAVVRPGISRSMLYVMMTRGREASYAYTVTDERTADMDPRLARAPELDEARRRVEAEAAGVPSIGEAVYAAETAHAELGRFAVLAGILETEDAERTATEVIAAEQLRTRHLGHLGVLWAEATRQAAEQRFEEALARVLTPEQYERYAAPSEAGPRSTLTRLVRAAELAGHDPAELAERAVTCRDLDDADSLARVLHHRIVCELGTDAPRPRPAMTFAERTPVAPAENTSAARLLTYARRLATVMDERAAELGAQVAERLPEWARRHLGPVPTDPVERLEWERRAGTVAAYREQFDRIDDERVALGHCPNTPEGRAAWHAAYDALGRPEEERDLAARTLGELGAIMHTYQRAAALAPLPVAARLRDTTVALDYQRAELEHDRQRAEVETDPARRAHLEQQIAARERIVDQLEHDRRSLAYAQEAREAWLQRTAAQREAAEAAAREIQARVPDAAIPSLEPEIHAPSRADELRERAARVAAERDQADRGDEVHPDQLALLPEPARAEAEVEAEVETPARKDAAASRDEDGRQRQEEQEELALGLGALPDGGRASGPYVLVVERARQATARAVREAAERERAEAEAAAAREEEIAREAAARVVDRRRAVRQEAQRQRQAAEARAVEFDERDELDERTER